A genome region from Glycine max cultivar Williams 82 chromosome 5, Glycine_max_v4.0, whole genome shotgun sequence includes the following:
- the LOC100800821 gene encoding MACPF domain-containing protein At4g24290, which translates to MMAGKNKGVAPEDAIRAIGLGYDLTNDLKLKSCKNHSRLIAIDDDNLRTVELPPRISIPNVPKSIKCDKGDRMRLCSDVLSFQQMSEQFNQDLSLSGKIPTGHFNSAFGFKGVWQKDAANTKTLAFDGVSITLYNIAFEKTQVVLHDHVKQAVPSSWDPAALTRFIEKYGTHVIVGVRIGGTDIIYATQQYSSTVPPAEVQKKLKDMADEFFIDKAGQYNSRFNAKEKVMKDNALNFMDIQTRSYYESEAQDIKFMCRRKGGNGKRSLSHSEWCQTVLSQPDVISMSFVPITSLLGGINGSGYLTHAMNLYLRYKPQIEELHQFLEFQLPRQWAPVFGELALGPERKPQNAASLQFSFMGPKLYVNTTPVDVGKKPVTGLRLYLEGKRSNCLAIHLQHLSSLPKTFQLQDEPIGNVSNDSSERKYYEKVQWKSFSHVCTAPVDSVDDNAVVTGAHFEVGDTGLKKVLFLRLHFYKVVGATRVKEPEWEGSPGLTQKSGIISTLISTTFSSPQKPPPPRPSDVNINSALYPGGPPVPTQSPKLLRFVDTTEMTRGPQDTPGYWVVSGARLFVEKAKISLKVKYSLLTVIPDEERVSF; encoded by the exons atgatggcaGGGAAGAATAAAGGGGTGGCGCCGGAAGACGCCATAAGGGCCATTGGCTTGGGTTACGATCTCACCAACGATCTGAAGCTCAAATCCTGCAAGAACCACTCCAGATTGATCGCTATTGACGATGACAACCTTCGAACTGTCGAACTCCCTCCTCGGATTTCCATCCCTAATGTCCCCAAATCCATCAAGTGCGATAAAGGTGACCGCATGAGATTGTGCTCCGATGTCCTCTCTTTTCAGCAG ATGTCAGAGCAGTTCAACCAGGACTTGTCACTGTCTGGTAAGATTCCAACGGGCCATTTCAACTCTGCGTTTGGGTTTAAAGGAGTTTGGCAAAAAGATGCTGCCAATACCAAGACTCTTGCTTTTGATGGTGTATCCATCACACTCTAcaacattgcatttgagaaaaCCCAGGTAGTTCTTCATGATCATGTCAAACAAGCTGTTCCTTCGTCCTGGGATCCGGCTGCATTGACAAG attcattgagaaatatggaACTCATGTTATAGTTGGGGTGAGAATAGGAGGAACTGATATAATCTATGCAACGCAGCAGTACTCATCTACTGTCCCACCTGCTGAAGTAcagaaaaaattaaaggacATGGCAGACGAATTCTTCATTGACAAAGCTGGACAGTATAACAGTAGGTTTAATGCAAAGGAAAAG GTTATGAAGGATAATGCGCTAAATTTCATGGATATTCAAACCAGATCCTACTATGAATCAGAg GCGCAGGATATCAAGTTCATGTGCAGGAGGAAAGGTGGAAATGGGAAAAGATCTTTGTCCCATAGTGAGTGGTGCCAAACTGTTCTGTCTCAACCTGATGTGATATCAATGTCATTTGTACCAATTACATCTCTACTTGGTGGAATAAATGGGAGTGGATATTTAACTCATGCCATGAATCTCTATTTACGCT ATAAACCACAAATTGAAGAACTGCATCAATTTTTGGAGTTCCAGCTTCCAAGGCAATGGGCCCCTGTATTTGGTGAGCTTGCCCTTGGTCCTGAAAGGAAGCCACAAAATGCTGCTTCTTTACAGTTTAGTTTCATGGGTCCCAAGCTCTATGTAAACACAACACCG GTTGATGTGGGAAAGAAGCCCGTGACAGGCCTTCGATTGTATTTGGAAGGAAAGAGAAGCAACTGCTTGGCAATCCATTTACAGCACCTCTCTTCCCTACCCAAAACCTTCCAACTCCAGGATGAGCCTATTGGGAATGTGTCTAACGACTCTTCAGAACGCAAGTACTATGAGAAGGTCCAGTGGAAGAGTTTCTCTCATGTTTGCACAGCTCCTGTTGATTCAGTTGATGACAATGCTGTCGTGACTGGTGCTCACTTTGAAGTTGGAGATACTGGCCTAAAGAAAGTTCTATTCCTAAGACTTCATTTCTATAAAGTTGTTGGTGCTACCCGTGTGAAAGAACCTGAATGGGAGGGTTCTCCTGGCTTGACCCAGAAATCTGGAATAATCTCAACATTGATCAGCACTACCTTCTCAAGTCCACAAAAGCCACCGCCACCACGGCCATCTGATGTAAACATCAACTCTGCTTTATACCCTGGGGGGCCTCCTGTGCCTACTCAGTCACCCAAACTTCTAAGGTTTGTTGACACAACTGAAATGACAAGAGGACCACAAGATACTCCTGGCTACTGGGTTGTGTCTGGGGCAAGGCTTTTTGTGGAGAAGGCTAAAATATCACTGAAAGTAAAATATTCCCTTTTGACTGTGATACCTGATGAAGAGAGGGTAAGTTTTTGA